The stretch of DNA GGGATCACCACATGCTCCACCTCCTGACATACGTGATGGCCCTGCACACCAAATGTCTGCAGCAGGATGGATCTCTTCAGGAACTCTGGTATGCCGTCGGCGATGGCCACATCCTCCTAATGAAAAAGAAGGAACATTGATTTTAGTGAAGAGGAAGTTCCCTTAAATAAGCAGGACTGGCAAACTGAGTGGAATGAATTGTAAATTTTGAGTTCCATCAAGGCACCGCAAGATGAATTCCTAAAATCTGGGGTGAGAAATTAGATGGCCTACGGTCAGTTTGGCAATAATTAAATGAGCTCAGTGAGTATCATCAGTTTTGGATTTTAGAAGCAGCTTCATTAAGATAAGATGCATTCCATAATCCAGAGGGATGAATGAATCCCAGTAACGAATAGCAGTTGCCGCTGCTCTATGCCATTTCCAAGTCCTAATGAAAAAGAAGGAACGTTTTAGTGAAGTAGAAGTTCCCTTAAAATAAGCAGGACTGGCAAACTGAATTGTAAATTTTGATTTCCATCATGGCACGGCAAGATGAATTCCTAAAATCTGGGGTGAGAAATTAGATGGTCAGTTTGGCAATAATTAAATGAACTCAGTGAGTATCATCAGTTTTGGATTTTAGAAGCAGCTTCGTCAAGATAAGGGGATTGCATTCCATAATAATCCAAGGCAGAGAGTATTTGTATTTGCGAGCACAGCACGCAACAAACAAGTGACTGACCATGGGATGGAAGCAGGCGCCGAAGTCGTGCGAGGCGACGAAGACGTGGTCGGCCCCGGCGGAGCGATTCCAGTAGGGCATCTGGGTCCGGAGGAGGTGGACGGCGTCGGCGAGCAGGCCCCGCGCGTGCGAGAGCGAGGGGAAGCCGTTGGGCGTGGAGAAGTTGCAGGAGACGTAGACGGGGACGAAGAAGAGGTCGGCATCGtcggggcgcgcggcgcggccggcgtagGCCAGCAGCGCCTCGTGCACGGCCACCTCGGCCGCGAAGAGGTGGCGGGCGCAGCGCGCGTCGGCGGCCACCCAGTCGCGGTTGAAGCGGGCGGGGAGGTCGTAGACGTAGATCCGAACGGGGGGTGCGCCTGCGGTGGTGGCTGAGAGGGCGCGGGCCTTGGAGCGGAGGAAGGCGGAGcgccggagcggcgcggcggcgggcggcgtgggggAGATGAAGAGGTAGAGGGAGAGGGCgaaccagaggaggaggaggagaagggacGTGGAGTGCTTCCGCAGCCTGCCGGCGAGGGTGGGAGCTGCTGGGCTTTtcctcggcggcggcttggGATCTCCTCTCATGGCGCTCCAGGCGAGGGTCCTCGGAGCTGACAGCTGAGCGGAGGAaggctttgcctttgcttaattgctttgctttgcttaaaaTTGCTTTGGGGCGTCATGATTTGGGTTGGGTGGTTGCCTTAATTGGCTGGTTGCTGCTGCCccagcaaagcaaagcaaagcaaaacagagcttttccccttcctcgctCCAGTCCAGTCACTGATGATTGATTCTACGAGGAGCCCGATGTAACACTGGATGCGTGCTCAGATGTGAGATAAAAGTAATACTtattggctggtggctggagctgatttggcgtgagagATGTTGC from Panicum virgatum strain AP13 chromosome 9K, P.virgatum_v5, whole genome shotgun sequence encodes:
- the LOC120647613 gene encoding probable glucuronosyltransferase Os03g0107900, translating into MRGDPKPPPRKSPAAPTLAGRLRKHSTSLLLLLLWFALSLYLFISPTPPAAAPLRRSAFLRSKARALSATTAGAPPVRIYVYDLPARFNRDWVAADARCARHLFAAEVAVHEALLAYAGRAARPDDADLFFVPVYVSCNFSTPNGFPSLSHARGLLADAVHLLRTQMPYWNRSAGADHVFVASHDFGACFHPMEDVAIADGIPEFLKRSILLQTFGVQGHHVCQEVEHVVIPPHVPPEVSHELPEPEKVRRDIFAFFRGKMEVHPKNISGRFYSKKVRTELLQHYGRNRKFYLKRKRFDNYQSEMARSLFCLCPLGWAPWSPRLVESVLLGCIPVIIADNIRLPFPSVLRWPEISLQVAEKDIASLETVLDHVVATNLTRIQKNLWDPMKRKALVFNRPMEVGDATWQVLRELEILLDQSQRRYVGSWR